A genomic stretch from Lepisosteus oculatus isolate fLepOcu1 chromosome 7, fLepOcu1.hap2, whole genome shotgun sequence includes:
- the brd1a gene encoding bromodomain-containing protein 1 isoform X1, whose product MRRKGRHHRVSTTRQSTSPCNIKHSPTRETLTYAQAQRMVELEIEGRVHRISIFDALEIISEDDLTAQELSECNSNKENSERPQILVRSKRLKNNLKKKSAVLVNAHGVQASGSTLPEPKIRIVEYNPPPAPRRPPSYYKFIEKSPEELDKEVEYDMDEEDYAWLELVNEKRRNEGLSVVSQNVFEFLMDRFEKESFFESQNQGDPQSLIDEDAVCCICMDGECQNSNVILFCDMCNLAVHQECYGVPYIPEGQWLCRHCLQSPSQPVDCVLCPNKGGAFKKTDDDRWGHVVCALWVPEVGFANTVFIEPIDGVKNIPPARWKLTCYLCKQKGVGACIQCHKANCYTAFHVSCAQKAGLYMKMEPVKEVTDTGTTFSVKKTAYCDAHTPPGCVRRPLTIYEETSTKNGLCQKGEKKTGRTRLKGRQKNKKSKKALVEPLAAVPAVSVPSIPPQRLNKILNQVAVQRKKIFIERILNYWTLKRQSRNGVPLLRRLQSNLQSQRNIQQRENDEENRVLKEQLKYWHRLRHDLERARLLVELIRKREKLKREEVKVQQVAMELQLTPFTVLLRSVLDQLQEKDPAKIFAQPVSLKEVPDYLDHIKHPMDFSTMRKRIEAQGYKNLDEFEEDFNLIIENCMKYNAKDTIFYRAAVRLRDQGGSVLRQSRRDADCIGFDYETGMHLPEPPKIEPLPPFSWEDVDRLLNPVNREHMSLEEQLKELLEKLDLTCAMKSSASRNKRTKLLKKEIGNIRYEISLRRTQSAQLELSKLSVEEIPSTGQNTEEDGDKSLPPKLEPSDSLPPPLNSDSNSEPPTLKPIEPSPENNKLHKRVKFDNEMCGISPPKDILNGHTPEHLLAESDVSVVATSTLAESSSDVNRRTSILFRKSKSVSPQKPGKISDAQPSSPQLGTKTFLSVVIPRLETLLQPRKRSRSACGESEEEESPVKRFDTGLSNGYGNEELKELTPARKLEPRRRCASESSISSSGSLLCNTSFSLPKCGKGKPALVRRNTIEDKNELIACIETGNFAKAARIAAEVGNSNIWMPANAASVVLEPLKLVWAKCSGYPSYPALIIDPKMPRVGCHHNGVSIPIPPMDVLKIGEQMQFKSGEKLFLVLFFDNKRSWQWLPKSKMVPLGIDKTIDKIKMMEGRTSSIRKAVRTAFDRAMNHLSRVQGEPVSDFSDVD is encoded by the exons ATGAGGAGGAAAGGGCGGCATCACCGCGTGTCTACAACAAGACAGTCCACTTCGCCCTGCAACATCAAGCATTCTCCTACGCGGGAAACGCTGACGTATGCTCAAGCACAGCGAATGGTGGAACTGGAGATTGAAGGTCGTGTGCACAGAATAAGTATTTTTGATGCCCTGGAGATTATATCAGAAGATGACCTCACCGCTCAGGAGCTAAGTGAATGTAATAGCAATAAAGAGAACAGTGAAAGACCACAAATACTGGTAAGATCAAAAAGACTTAAAAACAATCTAAAAAAGAAGAGTGCTGTTCTGGTGAATGCTCATGGGGTACAAGCATCAGGAAGCACTCTCCCGGAGCCCAAAATTCGCATTGTTGAGTATAATCCACCTCCAGCCCCTCGCAGACCCCCGTCATATTATAAATTTATTGAAAAATCACCAGAGGAACTAGATAAGGAGGTAGAGTACGATATGGATGAAGAAGACTATGCATGGTTAGAACTGGTGAATGAAAAGCGTAGAAACGAGGGGTTGAGTGTTGTGTCGCAGAATGTGTTTGAATTCCTCATGGATAGATTTGAGAAGGAGTCTTTCTTTGAGAGCCAGAACCAAGGTGATCCTCAGTCTCTCATTGATGAGGATGCTGTTTGCTGCATATGTATGGATGGTGAATGCCAGAACAgtaatgtcattttattttgtgacatgTGCAATCTAGCTGTTCACCAGGAGTGTTACGGAGTGCCATACATCCCTGAAGGGCAGTGGCTTTGTCGTCATTGCTTACAGTCTCCTTCCCAGCCTGTAGATTGTGTGCTATGCCCAAACAAGGGCGGTGCTTTCAAAAAGACTGACGATGATCGATGGGGACATGTTGTCTGTGCTCTATGGGTTCCTGAAGTTGGCTTTGCCAACACGGTTTTCATTGAGCCCATTGATGGTGTAAAGAACATTCCTCCAGCCAGGTGGAAATTGACTTGCTACCTCTGTAAGCAGAAAGGAGTCGGGGCTTGCATTCAGTGCCATAAAGCAAATTGTTACACAGCATTTCATGTAAGTTGTGCTCAAAAAGCTGGCCTTTACATGAAAATGGAGCCTGTTAAAGAAGTAACAGATACAGGAACAACATTTTCAGTGAAAAAAACTGCCTACTGTGATGCCCACACTCCTCCAGGCTGTGTTAGAAGACCTTTAACAATCTATGAAGAAACCAGTACAAAGAATGGACTTTGTCAGAAAGGAGAGAAGAAAACTGGAAGGACGAGATTGAAAGGcaggcaaaaaaataaaaagagtaaaaaagctCTAGTTGAACCTTTGGCAGCTGTTCCAGCAGTATCTGTGCCAAGTATTCCTCCTCAAAG GTTAAACAAAATTCTCAATCAAGTTGCTGTTCAgagaaaaaagatttttattgaACGCATATTGAATTACTGGACCTTGAAGAGGCAGTCCAGAAATGGTGTTCCCCTACTACGACGTTTACAATCAAACCTGCAGTCACAGAGAAATATTCAGCAG agagaaaatgaCGAAGAAAACCGTGTTTTGAAGGAACAATTAAAATACTGGCACAGGCTTCGTCATGACCTAGAGAGAGCTCGATTGTTGGTAGAATTGATTCGCAAGcgagaaaaattaaaaagagaagag GTTAAAGTGCAACAGGTTGCTATGGAGCTGCAACTGACGCCTTTTACAGTCCTCCTGCGTTCAGTTCTTGACCAGCTTCAGGAAAAGGATCCTGCTAAAATTTTTGCGCAGCCAGTAAGCCTTAAAGAG GTACCTGATTACTTGGACCATATTAAACACCCAATGGACTTCTCAACAATGAGAAAAAGAATTGAAGCTCAAGGATATAAAAACCTTGATGAATTTGAGGAGGATTTTAACCTTATCATTGAAAACTGCATGAAATACAATGCAAAGGACACAATATTTTACAGAGCAGCTGTACGTTTAAGAGACCAAGGAGGTTCTGTTCTGAGGCAAAGCCGTCGCGATGCTGATTGTATAGGGTTTGATTATGAAACAGGAATGCACTTGCCTGAACCACCAAAGATCGAACCACTACCACCATTTTCGTGGGAAGACG TGGATCGGCTGCTAAATCCAGTAAACCGTGAGCACATGTCCCTAGAAGAACAGCTTAAGGAACTCCTTGAGAAACTCGACTTGACATGTGCTATGAAGTCAAGTGCATCTCGGAACAAACGAACCAAgttattaaaaaaggaaattggtAACATTCGATATGAAATCAGCCTAAGGAGGACTCAGTCTGCTCAATTAGAACTGAGTAAATTATCTGTTGAAGAAATTCCATCTACAGGACAAAACACAGAAGAAGACG gAGACAAGTCATTACCACCAAAGCTAGAACCATCTGACTCTTTGCCACCTCCTCTAAATTCCGACAGTAATTCAGAACCACCCACACTCAAACCAATTGAGCCTAGCCCTGAGAACAATAAATTGCATAAACGTGTTAAGTTTGACAATGAAATGTGTGGTATTTCTCCAccaaaggacatattaaatGGACATACTCCTGAACACTTGCTTGCAGAGAGTGATGTCAGTGTGGTGGCAACATCTACATTAGCAGAATCCTCAAGTGACGTCAACAGGCGAACATCCATACTTTTTCGAAAATCTAAAAGTGTAAGTCCGCAAAAACCTGGAAAAATCAGTGACGCACAGCCTAGTTCTCCACAGCTAGGAACCAAAACGTTTTTGTCTGTGGTTATTCCAAGATTGGAGACTCTTCTCCAGCCAAGGAAGAGGTCCAGAAGTGCATGTGGAGAAAGTGAAGAAGAAGAGtcacctgtgaagcgctttgataCAG ggCTTTCAAATGGTTATGGGAATGAGGAACTCAAAGAACTCACTCCAGCCAGAAAACTTGAACCTCGGCGTAGATGTGCTTCCGAATCCAGCATATCTTCAAGTGGGAGTCTGTTATGCAATACAAG TTTCAGCCTTCCCAAGTGTGGCAAAGGAAAACCTGCCCTTGTGCGGAGAAATACTATTGAAGACAAAAATGAGCTGATCGCTTGTATTGAAACTGGAAACTTTGCCAAAGCTGCAAGAATTGCAGCGG AAGTTGGCAACAGCAATATATGGATGCCTGCTAATGCTGCATCAGTTGTTCTGGAGCCATTAAAACTAGTTTGGGCAAAGTGTAGTGGATATCCATCGTATCCTGCCCTG ATAATAGACCCCAAAATGCCAAGAGTTGGTTGTCATCATAATGGGGTATCAATACCAATACCACCTATGGATGTCCTTAAAATAGGCGAACAAATGCAGTTTAAGTCTGGAGAGAAACTTTTTCTTGTTCTCTTTTTTGACAACAAAAGGAGCTG GCAATGGCTTCCTAAATCAAAAATGGTCCCTCTTGGAATTGACAAGACCATCGACAAGATCAAAATGATGGAGGGCCGAACCTCAAGTATTCGAAAAGCTGTAAGGACTGCCTTTGATCGAGCTATGAATCATCTGAGTAGAGTGCAGGGGGAACCAGTTAGTGATTTTAGTGATGTCGATTAA
- the brd1a gene encoding bromodomain-containing protein 1 isoform X2, with translation MRRKGRHHRVSTTRQSTSPCNIKHSPTRETLTYAQAQRMVELEIEGRVHRISIFDALEIISEDDLTAQELSECNSNKENSERPQILVRSKRLKNNLKKKSAVLVNAHGVQASGSTLPEPKIRIVEYNPPPAPRRPPSYYKFIEKSPEELDKEVEYDMDEEDYAWLELVNEKRRNEGLSVVSQNVFEFLMDRFEKESFFESQNQGDPQSLIDEDAVCCICMDGECQNSNVILFCDMCNLAVHQECYGVPYIPEGQWLCRHCLQSPSQPVDCVLCPNKGGAFKKTDDDRWGHVVCALWVPEVGFANTVFIEPIDGVKNIPPARWKLTCYLCKQKGVGACIQCHKANCYTAFHVSCAQKAGLYMKMEPVKEVTDTGTTFSVKKTAYCDAHTPPGCVRRPLTIYEETSTKNGLCQKGEKKTGRTRLKGRQKNKKSKKALVEPLAAVPAVSVPSIPPQRLNKILNQVAVQRKKIFIERILNYWTLKRQSRNGVPLLRRLQSNLQSQRNIQQRENDEENRVLKEQLKYWHRLRHDLERARLLVELIRKREKLKREEVKVQQVAMELQLTPFTVLLRSVLDQLQEKDPAKIFAQPVSLKEVPDYLDHIKHPMDFSTMRKRIEAQGYKNLDEFEEDFNLIIENCMKYNAKDTIFYRAAVRLRDQGGSVLRQSRRDADCIGFDYETGMHLPEPPKIEPLPPFSWEDVDRLLNPVNREHMSLEEQLKELLEKLDLTCAMKSSASRNKRTKLLKKEIGNIRYEISLRRTQSAQLELSKLSVEEIPSTGQNTEEDGDKSLPPKLEPSDSLPPPLNSDSNSEPPTLKPIEPSPENNKLHKRVKFDNEMCGISPPKDILNGHTPEHLLAESDVSVVATSTLAESSSDVNRRTSILFRKSKSVSPQKPGKISDAQPSSPQLGTKTFLSVVIPRLETLLQPRKRSRSACGESEEEESPVKRFDTGLSNGYGNEELKELTPARKLEPRRRCASESSISSSGSLLCNTSFSLPKCGKGKPALVRRNTIEDKNELIACIETGNFAKAARIAAVNSS, from the exons ATGAGGAGGAAAGGGCGGCATCACCGCGTGTCTACAACAAGACAGTCCACTTCGCCCTGCAACATCAAGCATTCTCCTACGCGGGAAACGCTGACGTATGCTCAAGCACAGCGAATGGTGGAACTGGAGATTGAAGGTCGTGTGCACAGAATAAGTATTTTTGATGCCCTGGAGATTATATCAGAAGATGACCTCACCGCTCAGGAGCTAAGTGAATGTAATAGCAATAAAGAGAACAGTGAAAGACCACAAATACTGGTAAGATCAAAAAGACTTAAAAACAATCTAAAAAAGAAGAGTGCTGTTCTGGTGAATGCTCATGGGGTACAAGCATCAGGAAGCACTCTCCCGGAGCCCAAAATTCGCATTGTTGAGTATAATCCACCTCCAGCCCCTCGCAGACCCCCGTCATATTATAAATTTATTGAAAAATCACCAGAGGAACTAGATAAGGAGGTAGAGTACGATATGGATGAAGAAGACTATGCATGGTTAGAACTGGTGAATGAAAAGCGTAGAAACGAGGGGTTGAGTGTTGTGTCGCAGAATGTGTTTGAATTCCTCATGGATAGATTTGAGAAGGAGTCTTTCTTTGAGAGCCAGAACCAAGGTGATCCTCAGTCTCTCATTGATGAGGATGCTGTTTGCTGCATATGTATGGATGGTGAATGCCAGAACAgtaatgtcattttattttgtgacatgTGCAATCTAGCTGTTCACCAGGAGTGTTACGGAGTGCCATACATCCCTGAAGGGCAGTGGCTTTGTCGTCATTGCTTACAGTCTCCTTCCCAGCCTGTAGATTGTGTGCTATGCCCAAACAAGGGCGGTGCTTTCAAAAAGACTGACGATGATCGATGGGGACATGTTGTCTGTGCTCTATGGGTTCCTGAAGTTGGCTTTGCCAACACGGTTTTCATTGAGCCCATTGATGGTGTAAAGAACATTCCTCCAGCCAGGTGGAAATTGACTTGCTACCTCTGTAAGCAGAAAGGAGTCGGGGCTTGCATTCAGTGCCATAAAGCAAATTGTTACACAGCATTTCATGTAAGTTGTGCTCAAAAAGCTGGCCTTTACATGAAAATGGAGCCTGTTAAAGAAGTAACAGATACAGGAACAACATTTTCAGTGAAAAAAACTGCCTACTGTGATGCCCACACTCCTCCAGGCTGTGTTAGAAGACCTTTAACAATCTATGAAGAAACCAGTACAAAGAATGGACTTTGTCAGAAAGGAGAGAAGAAAACTGGAAGGACGAGATTGAAAGGcaggcaaaaaaataaaaagagtaaaaaagctCTAGTTGAACCTTTGGCAGCTGTTCCAGCAGTATCTGTGCCAAGTATTCCTCCTCAAAG GTTAAACAAAATTCTCAATCAAGTTGCTGTTCAgagaaaaaagatttttattgaACGCATATTGAATTACTGGACCTTGAAGAGGCAGTCCAGAAATGGTGTTCCCCTACTACGACGTTTACAATCAAACCTGCAGTCACAGAGAAATATTCAGCAG agagaaaatgaCGAAGAAAACCGTGTTTTGAAGGAACAATTAAAATACTGGCACAGGCTTCGTCATGACCTAGAGAGAGCTCGATTGTTGGTAGAATTGATTCGCAAGcgagaaaaattaaaaagagaagag GTTAAAGTGCAACAGGTTGCTATGGAGCTGCAACTGACGCCTTTTACAGTCCTCCTGCGTTCAGTTCTTGACCAGCTTCAGGAAAAGGATCCTGCTAAAATTTTTGCGCAGCCAGTAAGCCTTAAAGAG GTACCTGATTACTTGGACCATATTAAACACCCAATGGACTTCTCAACAATGAGAAAAAGAATTGAAGCTCAAGGATATAAAAACCTTGATGAATTTGAGGAGGATTTTAACCTTATCATTGAAAACTGCATGAAATACAATGCAAAGGACACAATATTTTACAGAGCAGCTGTACGTTTAAGAGACCAAGGAGGTTCTGTTCTGAGGCAAAGCCGTCGCGATGCTGATTGTATAGGGTTTGATTATGAAACAGGAATGCACTTGCCTGAACCACCAAAGATCGAACCACTACCACCATTTTCGTGGGAAGACG TGGATCGGCTGCTAAATCCAGTAAACCGTGAGCACATGTCCCTAGAAGAACAGCTTAAGGAACTCCTTGAGAAACTCGACTTGACATGTGCTATGAAGTCAAGTGCATCTCGGAACAAACGAACCAAgttattaaaaaaggaaattggtAACATTCGATATGAAATCAGCCTAAGGAGGACTCAGTCTGCTCAATTAGAACTGAGTAAATTATCTGTTGAAGAAATTCCATCTACAGGACAAAACACAGAAGAAGACG gAGACAAGTCATTACCACCAAAGCTAGAACCATCTGACTCTTTGCCACCTCCTCTAAATTCCGACAGTAATTCAGAACCACCCACACTCAAACCAATTGAGCCTAGCCCTGAGAACAATAAATTGCATAAACGTGTTAAGTTTGACAATGAAATGTGTGGTATTTCTCCAccaaaggacatattaaatGGACATACTCCTGAACACTTGCTTGCAGAGAGTGATGTCAGTGTGGTGGCAACATCTACATTAGCAGAATCCTCAAGTGACGTCAACAGGCGAACATCCATACTTTTTCGAAAATCTAAAAGTGTAAGTCCGCAAAAACCTGGAAAAATCAGTGACGCACAGCCTAGTTCTCCACAGCTAGGAACCAAAACGTTTTTGTCTGTGGTTATTCCAAGATTGGAGACTCTTCTCCAGCCAAGGAAGAGGTCCAGAAGTGCATGTGGAGAAAGTGAAGAAGAAGAGtcacctgtgaagcgctttgataCAG ggCTTTCAAATGGTTATGGGAATGAGGAACTCAAAGAACTCACTCCAGCCAGAAAACTTGAACCTCGGCGTAGATGTGCTTCCGAATCCAGCATATCTTCAAGTGGGAGTCTGTTATGCAATACAAG TTTCAGCCTTCCCAAGTGTGGCAAAGGAAAACCTGCCCTTGTGCGGAGAAATACTATTGAAGACAAAAATGAGCTGATCGCTTGTATTGAAACTGGAAACTTTGCCAAAGCTGCAAGAATTGCAGCGG TGAACTCCTCATAA